In Vicia villosa cultivar HV-30 ecotype Madison, WI unplaced genomic scaffold, Vvil1.0 ctg.002029F_1_1, whole genome shotgun sequence, the genomic stretch caagacatcagaagatggtcaagcagaatcagaacatggtctattagaagcatcagaagaacgtgagttcagaagcagaagcactgaagtcatggaatcacgctcagaagcatatcaagatcagaagatcagaagatgctctgcaccaagctatttgtactctgatgatattcaacgtagtatttacaaagaacaaatcagaatcaagtactagatggcaagctacgcttattgacaaaaggaacgttagaagctattaaaggcaatgtcagtagtcacagcaaatgcaaggctcgaggtagttgacaaaacagtgaaacattaaatgcaatgctgtacggaatacgcaaagcattaaatgctcccaacggtcatcttctcaaacgcctatataaatgaagttctgatgagaagcaaggttacaaattcttgacaatttctgtgaatattaacttgctgaaacgctgttcaactcaaaagctatcaaacttcatcttcaacctcactacattactgttgtaatactttagtgagtctaagcttaaatctgtaagagaaatatcacagtttgtgattatcgcttttaagaagcaattgtaatactcttagaatttgtttacattaaattgtaaaggactagagtgatcgggttgtgatcagtatactctagagaagtcttagaaggtctctaagcagttgttcctagagtgatcgggttgtgatcagtatactctagagaagtcttagaaggtctctaagcagttgttcctagagtgatcaagttgtgatcagaagactctagaagacttagaagttgtctaaatggaaaaccattgtaatctcgtgtgattagtggattaaatcctcagttgaggtaaatcaccttgtatagggtggactggagtagtttagttaacaacgaaccaggataaaaatacttgtgcaaattatttttatcttacgagtttttgaaactacacttattcaaaccccccccccccctttctaagtgtttttctatccttcaatagtgGTTTAGAAGAATATTTCCAGCTTCTTCACCAGGAAGCCAAATTGATGTTCTCGACATTTGGATGGAAATTGGATTTGGGCTTATCGCATACCAACCCAATTTGGTAGAAAGATAATTCAACTTCAGTCAATTCCTGCCAAGATCCTTTTTTATCAAAGAGGCCAAAATTTGTCTGGCTACTGATAAGTGAATTGAGGCATATTATAAGGAGTGTTTGGACTTTCACGCTAAATAAGTAATCAATTTGAGTCCTTTTGAATTCAAAAATTCTTTTACTGCACCAAGGAATTTGAAGATTGGTAGTCTGCCAACTACAGACGTGTTATTGTGGATTCTTCGATTCTCCTTCAACATATAACCGATATATTTTCTTGCATGcagaataaaaagaagaaaagctTAGACACTCACATTAAGGAAATTCGAGCTttccaaaatttatttaaaacgtGTTGAAAAGGAGACGAAAAGCTATCATAGAGAACATACACTCATGAAAAGGGATAACATACCCATCATACTTATTACACACACTCTTATCGTTCTCAAGGATAATGATTCCCCAGATATACTAGGGCCTCACCTCAGTAAAGGTTCGAACCAAACCACTCTCATAGGCGAAAGTAGAAGTTGTATCCAATGTCTTATGATCCACTAACTCTGAAGAAATGTCACCATTTCCCTTGTGATGCATGGTAGGTGGAATATCCAATCTAAAGAACACTTCCAACACACAAATGGGAAATATGGAGATTCAGAAGTCTCATCGATTACACCAACAACAAGAATTTGAATGACAAAGAGATCAAAAAGTTCACTATCCAAAAAATCCTAAAAAGGGAGTGAAAGCAAGAATAAGAAGTTGGCTTTACCTTAAAAGAAATAGGTTGGTTATTTGTGTCAAAGGCCTCCAAATGAATATCACATATGAACTTACCCAAGAAGTTGGAATAAAATAGCTCACGAGAAAGAACAAAGTTGACAAGACAGGAAAAATATCTTTTACAAGCGGTGAatggaagaaaagagaaaaaaatgataCTTCATAGATCTTTTACATGTGCCTCAACCACTGAAAATCTTACTATCCACTACGCACCATCCACGGTCGAGATTTTGTCAAAGGTTGTACAAAATACTCAAGTACCCTAAGAAAGAGGAAACATCATTACCAACTAGTATAGAGATCCACGTCTTGTTCCTTCGAAAACATTACTTATTGTAAGAAAGACATTTAAATGCAATTGTTCTCAATGATAATGACATCATGTCAAAGATCTTTGTCTCCTTAAACCAATCCGTCAAACTATGGCATACACGACAAGTCCTTGTCCTTTGAAGCAGGGACAAGGGCTTAAAGGGAAACTGTTATGGGGCACTCATAAGGCCAAAGACGAAAGGCCTAGAGGCGAAGCAAGGAAGCAAATGTGAGAAATAAGTGTTCCTCTATTCTTGCCTAAAGCAAACAATTCCACTTCAGAAGCATTACCAACCTTCTAGCTAAACTAGATAGCTATTTATGATCCACATCATACTTTCCAATTTCAATTTAAACTGCTCCAACTATAAAAGATAGAAAGTGTGTCATTCTTTAGCATTCAAATTCATTATCActcaaacattattttttattcccTCACAAATTTAAACATTGAAGCGTTATCCATCAAATTGAAaatatgttattattataaataataattacataCAAAGCATAAACATTGATTTTTTGTTTTCTGTCATTTACATAAaaatcgtatttatttattttttttatcaaaagaaTCTTATATTTAAAATGGGTAATATTCCAACTCAGAAATTTAATCTGTTTACTGAAAAAATGTAAGCCACGAAAATACTTAGTGTAGGGTCAAAGATATTAATAAGCGTGGATTATATTAGACTAAGAAAACTTTTCTCAACATTCTGACACACTCTATGGCCCATTTTCTGCAAAAACTAACATGAACAAGATGCTGAAATCTTTTCTTTATGCTAACTTAATGATGCTGcttcctaattaaataaaaccaaaattaaaataatctCACAAAGTCAAAATACATATAACCAACCAGTCAAATTACTCAACAATCAAATTCAAAGCATCTTTGATTCAAATTTTGACAGGTAAAAATTTACCTTATACAGTTTCATTCATATTCATCTGCATAATAATTATATgatttgattatttattattatactgaaaataaatatttaaaaaaggaaaaaagaaaaaattgtcaTAGATAGATCTATCTATATATCTTTTATTGTGAATTTTTCAGAGATGGTTTCAAAAGCAGCTATAGTGTTGTTCATAGGTTTATTGGGAATGGTTTATCAAGGAACTCAACTTCCTCCACCAAACAGTGATGATTCTGTTAATGGTGGTGGGAATTGTGATGTGGTTTCATCAAGGATTAAGCTTAGTGATGGAAGGTATCTTGCTTATAGAGAAATGGGTGTTGCAAAGGACAAAGCTAAGCATAGTATTGTTATTGTTCATGGATTTGGAAGCTCTAAAGATATGAACTTTCCAGCATCTCAGGTATTTTAcccttgatttgatttgatttgatctgaGATTGTTTATTTATATGAAATGCTGAATTAATGGGTTTAGATCTTAATTTTGGGGAATGAGTGGAAATTGATGCAAAATGTTTGGGATACTATGCAATATGCACAAATGATTGTTTAAAATTGAGTATCTGTAATTGGGGCTGGAGTAATGTTGTTGCAATAGTCTCTGCAACTGCATCGGATCGCAATTGCTGTGTGATTTTAAATCGTGTGCGCTACCGTATTAAAAATCACATAAGATAATTTTGGTTTTTGTAGGGAAGGTCAATGTAATTTTGATGCATCTTTGCACTGCATCCATTAAATATGCTGATTAAGATGACATTGACACTGAATCTACAGGAACTAATAGATGAACTAGGAGTATATATTCTGCATTATGATCGAGCTGGTTACGGACAAAGTGATCCAAACCCGAAACGCACACTGAAAAGTGAAGCACTTGACATTGAAGAACTTGCTGATCAGTTACAAATAGGATCAAAGTTTTATGTGATTGGAGTTTCAATGGGATCGCATGCTACTTGGAGTTGTCTCAACTATATCCCTAACAGGTAAATTGCAACCTCAAGTTTCAAATTATGTGGCTTAAATGCAATTTCGATTTTGAGaccatatttttatataattctaTGTTCTGTTTATGTTAAAAATCCGATATTAATTTGACCACAAATTCAACATTTGTGAAGGCTAGCTGGTGTGGTGATGATAGCACCAACCATCAACTATGAATGGCCTTCCCTTCCAAAGAGTCTTGTAAAGGATGATTATAGAAGGAAACTTATCAAGATAGCTATGTGGCTTGCGAAGTATTCCCCTCGACTGTTACACTGGTGGGTGACTCAAACATGGCTCCCTTCCAATTCTGTCATAGAGAAAAACCCAGCATTCTTCAACAAAAGAGATATTGAAATTTTAGAGAGAATTCCCGGGTTTCCAATGCTTACTAAGGTAAATTACATGTTTCTTTCAATTAGTTTAAACTTTAAAGTGCTATAGCAGGGTTTTAAATCGCGGTTGCATCACAGCCCTTATACTGCTGTCAAATGTGGTTGATACTACTTCAGTCACAGTTGCAACGCCATAACAAATATTGATGTTGCAGATTAAATTGCAGCCACAATATTTTGAAACTTGTATTATAATTTATAACTAATATTAGGGTTGTCTTAGAGGACGTATAAGGCGGGCTATCACAGGATCCGAAATTTGTCACGGTCTGTGGctaaatagggcctcataaaatTTTGTCATGGTTAAATTATGGTTAAATAGGGTCTCTGTTTATTTTTTATGGTTAAACTGCGGTTAACCTAGACAACGCCTCCAAAACGTTGAGACAACTTTGACTAATATTTTAGTAATTGGACCGGAGATTGAACCAGTGAGACCTTCGTTTGTAGTTCAACTAATTGAATCAGAcaactaataaattaattaataagtacTAATAAAAATAAACGAGCTTAACCAACCAAGGTCCAACCTAGTTCGATTTGATTCTAAGAGACTGAGAACTGACCCTAGTTGAACCAATTGGCTGACCGACTAGTTCCTGGTAGAAGCGGTTGGTCCAGTCTGATTCTTAAAATATTGGCAATACTTTTTCTGTGATGGTAAATGTGATGATTGTATGTATGTTCCTATTTACAGGATATGCTGAGGCACCAAGTTGTTTTTGACACTCTAAGGGGTGATTGGATGATTGCCTTTGGAAAGTGGGAATTCGATCCAATGAAACTTAGTAATCCATTCCCCGACAAAAACCGAACTCCGGTTCACATTTGGCAAGGCTATGAAGATAAAGTAGTTCCCTCTCaaattcaaagattcatttcagAAAAGCTACCATGGATACAATATCATGAAGTTATAGATGGTGGCCATTTGATTGTACATTATAGTGGCTTAGGTGAGGCAATTTTGAAGGCACTTTTACTTGGAGAAGAAGATACTTCATATAAACCTAGATCATCAATATCTGTATCTTGATTTGTAATGATATATGGTGATAATTCAACATGTTTATTGTTGGTTTATTTTTTAGGAGAATGTTAGACTTTATGTAAATGATATTTATTGattgaaaagatgaaaataacATAACAAGTATATTGTCAATTTTGAAGTATATGTTAGCAACATTTTTGTGTTGAGGACTTTTTGTTTTGGGTTGAAATGTATTTGTTATGATAGAGATTTTATTGCTTCACGTTAACCAACTTTCTCTTCTTTGGAATCATTGGTTTTGGACAGTATGGTCAATAGATAGATAACGAGATGCTATTTTGGATCGATGCTAGACATGTCGGCTGTGATCTAAGAATATAAGTCTGAGCTGTTTATTGATGTTTGAACTGAGTGGAAATGTTTACAAATTTTTGTGCTCCACTATCTTGACTTCCTACACATTTTCCATAGATTGAGGGTGTTTGCTTTCTCCCTCTGGCCGAATTCTGTAAGTTTGTGCTATTCATCACAAACTTTTAATGGAATATTCTTTCCATATTTGGCATATTACCCATCAATTTTTCTTTATGCTGTTGACATAGTTACTACtataaatagtatatttttttgataataaTTTTATCTTATCTATCGAAAAACCGAAGTATAATTCATTGACAcgccatgttttttttttaaaataaaataaaatctattcCGTTGGTTTTAGttaaaactcaaaaaataaactaatttaaagTACATGCTTTGAATCTCAGCAGcttcattttttatgtttttatttcattaaaaacgACGAattcttaaatattttatttttaatccaaaaataagtcatttttaaCCTCGGTTTTGTTttcactaatatatatatatatatatatatatatatatatatatatatatatatatatatatatatatatata encodes the following:
- the LOC131637562 gene encoding uncharacterized protein LOC131637562 isoform X1, with amino-acid sequence MVSKAAIVLFIGLLGMVYQGTQLPPPNSDDSVNGGGNCDVVSSRIKLSDGRYLAYREMGVAKDKAKHSIVIVHGFGSSKDMNFPASQELIDELGVYILHYDRAGYGQSDPNPKRTLKSEALDIEELADQLQIGSKFYVIGVSMGSHATWSCLNYIPNRLAGVVMIAPTINYEWPSLPKSLVKDDYRRKLIKIAMWLAKYSPRLLHWWVTQTWLPSNSVIEKNPAFFNKRDIEILERIPGFPMLTKDMLRHQVVFDTLRGDWMIAFGKWEFDPMKLSNPFPDKNRTPVHIWQGYEDKVVPSQIQRFISEKLPWIQYHEVIDGGHLIVHYSGLGEAILKALLLGEEDTSYKPRSSISVS
- the LOC131637562 gene encoding uncharacterized protein LOC131637562 isoform X2, giving the protein MVYQGTQLPPPNSDDSVNGGGNCDVVSSRIKLSDGRYLAYREMGVAKDKAKHSIVIVHGFGSSKDMNFPASQELIDELGVYILHYDRAGYGQSDPNPKRTLKSEALDIEELADQLQIGSKFYVIGVSMGSHATWSCLNYIPNRLAGVVMIAPTINYEWPSLPKSLVKDDYRRKLIKIAMWLAKYSPRLLHWWVTQTWLPSNSVIEKNPAFFNKRDIEILERIPGFPMLTKDMLRHQVVFDTLRGDWMIAFGKWEFDPMKLSNPFPDKNRTPVHIWQGYEDKVVPSQIQRFISEKLPWIQYHEVIDGGHLIVHYSGLGEAILKALLLGEEDTSYKPRSSISVS